One window of Phoenix dactylifera cultivar Barhee BC4 chromosome 5, palm_55x_up_171113_PBpolish2nd_filt_p, whole genome shotgun sequence genomic DNA carries:
- the LOC103703908 gene encoding cyclin-dependent kinase inhibitor 5-like yields MGKYMRKAKVSGEVAVMEVSAQSSLGVRTRARTLALQRLQKPSPPDSSSYLELRSRRLEKPLPPAPKEDTAKPNNPTHRTGARETNSGSASLRSDPNSNSKKGSAAAPVEGPVASLDAEVSFGENVLEVEARDRSVRETTPCSLIKDSETIGTPGSTTRPTNSTATNRRMQNSVCRSIPTTHEMEEFFAGAEQLQQRIFTEKYNFDPANDRPLPGRYEWVKLDS; encoded by the exons ATGGGAAAGTACATGAGGAAGGCGAAGGTCTCGGGGGAGGTGGCGGTGATGGAGGTCTCGGCCCAGTCCTCGCTCGGCGTCCGCACCCGCGCCCGCACCCTCGCCCTCCAGCGACTCCAGAAACCCTCCCCCCCGGACTCCTCCTCCTATCTCGAACTCCGCAGCCGCCGCCTCGAGAAGCCCCTGCCCCCGGCCCCCAAGGAGGACACCGCCAAGCCTAATAACCCTACACATCGAACCGGTGCCAGGGAGACGAATTCCGGCTCGGCGTCGTTGAGGAGCGACCCCAACTCCAACTCCAAGAAGGGGTCGGCGGCGGCGCCAGTGGAGGGCCCGGTGGCCTCGCTGGATGCCGAGGTCTCTTTCGGGGAGAACGTTCTCGAGGTTGAAGCCAGGGACAG GAGTGTCAGGGAGACCACGCCTTGCAGTTTGATAAAGGATTCGGAAACCATTGGGACTCCTGGTTCTACAACCAGACCTACCAACTCAACTGCCACCAACCGGAGAATGCAAAATTCAGTGTGCAGGAGCATCCCTACCACCCATGAGATGGAAGAATTTTTTGCTGGGGCCGAGCAACTCCAACAACGAATATTTACGGAGAA GTACAACTTTGATCCTGCGAATGACCGCCCGCTCCCTGGCCGGTATGAATGGGTGAAACTGGACTCGTAG